A window of the candidate division WOR-3 bacterium genome harbors these coding sequences:
- a CDS encoding phosphoribosylaminoimidazolesuccinocarboxamide synthase yields MIINTDFPDLKLYKRGKVRDVYDLDDKLLIIATDRISAFDVVLNDGIPNKGIVLNELSCFWFNFTKDIVKNHLITNEVNVYPLELKKYADILRQRSMLVKKTKPLPVECIVRGYISGSAWKEYLKTGSVSGIRLPQGLKESEKLPEPIFTPSTKAETGHDENITEKQMIDIIGKELTNKIKDVCLEIYQKASHYAESKGIIIADTKMEFGLFDEEITLIDELLTPDSSRFWDMQEYQPGKSQNSFDKQFIRDYLESINWDKRPPAPKLPDDVIAKTQEKYQIAYKRIIGK; encoded by the coding sequence ATGATTATAAATACCGATTTTCCTGACCTTAAATTATATAAAAGGGGTAAAGTCCGCGATGTCTATGACCTTGACGATAAATTACTGATTATTGCTACTGACCGCATTTCAGCGTTTGATGTTGTCTTAAACGATGGCATTCCCAATAAAGGAATTGTCCTAAATGAACTTTCCTGCTTTTGGTTTAATTTTACCAAAGATATTGTCAAAAATCACTTGATCACAAATGAAGTTAATGTATATCCCTTAGAACTTAAAAAATATGCTGACATTTTAAGACAGCGCTCAATGTTGGTAAAAAAGACCAAACCGTTACCTGTAGAATGTATTGTGCGCGGATATATTTCTGGTTCTGCTTGGAAAGAATACCTAAAAACCGGCTCCGTTAGTGGTATAAGATTACCCCAAGGCTTAAAAGAATCAGAAAAATTACCCGAACCAATTTTTACCCCTTCAACTAAAGCCGAAACTGGCCACGATGAGAATATTACTGAAAAGCAAATGATAGATATAATTGGTAAAGAACTTACTAATAAAATTAAAGATGTCTGTTTAGAAATTTATCAAAAAGCATCTCACTATGCTGAATCCAAAGGCATTATCATTGCGGATACAAAGATGGAATTCGGTCTTTTTGATGAAGAGATTACTCTAATTGATGAGTTATTAACACCGGACTCTTCACGATTTTGGGATATGCAAGAATACCAGCCAGGCAAAAGTCAAAATAGTTTTGATAAACAGTTCATTCGAGATTATTTAGAAAGCATTAATTGGGACAAAAGACCACCAGCACCCAAATTACCTGATGATGTAATTGCCAAGACTCAAGAAAAATACCAGATTGCTTATAAGCGGATTATAGGAAAATAG
- a CDS encoding SagB/ThcOx family dehydrogenase, whose protein sequence is MLKNKKIAILLILWLIIVVEAKEVRMKLPKPRFSGSVSVEEAMLKRRSIRSYKDEALTLEEVSQLLWSAQGKTADWGGRTVPSAGATYPLEIYLVVGKVKGLEVGVYRYLSESHELEKIGNKDVRKELTSAALGQEYINNAPISIVISAKYERTTKRYGERGIRYVDNEVGHCGQNIHLQCEALDLGTVVIGAFRDEQVKKVLGIKEEPRYIMPVGKKR, encoded by the coding sequence ATGCTCAAAAATAAAAAGATTGCAATTTTACTAATATTATGGTTAATAATTGTTGTTGAGGCTAAGGAGGTAAGAATGAAATTACCCAAGCCCCGTTTTTCAGGTTCAGTCAGTGTTGAAGAGGCTATGCTCAAACGAAGGTCAATTCGAAGTTATAAAGACGAAGCCTTGACCTTAGAAGAAGTATCGCAATTATTATGGTCAGCCCAAGGCAAAACTGCTGACTGGGGTGGAAGAACAGTGCCTTCTGCCGGCGCAACTTATCCTTTAGAAATTTATTTAGTTGTCGGTAAAGTTAAAGGACTTGAAGTCGGTGTTTATCGTTATCTTAGCGAGAGCCACGAATTAGAAAAAATAGGCAATAAAGATGTGCGAAAAGAATTAACAAGCGCTGCCTTAGGCCAAGAATATATTAATAACGCACCAATATCTATTGTTATTTCCGCTAAATATGAACGAACCACGAAACGATACGGCGAGCGCGGAATTCGGTATGTTGATAATGAAGTAGGCCATTGTGGACAAAATATCCATCTCCAATGTGAAGCATTAGATTTAGGCACAGTGGTGATTGGTGCTTTTCGCGATGAGCAGGTTAAGAAAGTATTAGGCATAAAAGAAGAACCACGTTACATTATGCCTGTAGGTAAAAAGAGATAA
- a CDS encoding rubrerythrin family protein: MRKMTEKALSEAFAGESMAHMKYLIFAEIAEKEGFPNVGRLFKAIAFAEFAHARNHARNLGYIKQTEGNLETGIQGENFEVEEMYPSYLATAVLQNEKGAELAINYALAAEKIHSQLYQQAKESVQKGQDLKIEDIYICPICGYTHIGSPPEKCPVCNATKDKFSKF, encoded by the coding sequence ATGAGAAAAATGACAGAAAAAGCATTGTCCGAAGCATTTGCTGGTGAGTCAATGGCACATATGAAATATCTAATCTTTGCCGAGATTGCAGAAAAAGAAGGGTTTCCCAATGTCGGCCGACTGTTTAAGGCAATTGCTTTTGCTGAATTCGCTCATGCCCGAAATCATGCCAGAAATTTAGGATATATCAAGCAAACTGAAGGTAATTTAGAAACCGGAATTCAAGGTGAAAATTTTGAAGTTGAAGAAATGTATCCGAGTTATCTGGCAACCGCTGTTTTACAGAATGAAAAAGGCGCCGAACTGGCAATTAACTATGCCTTAGCCGCTGAAAAGATTCATAGTCAACTCTATCAGCAAGCAAAAGAATCCGTACAAAAAGGCCAAGACCTAAAAATTGAAGATATCTATATCTGTCCGATTTGCGGTTATACCCATATTGGCTCACCACCAGAAAAATGTCCGGTATGTAATGCAACTAAAGATAAATTTAGCAAGTTTTAG
- the purE gene encoding 5-(carboxyamino)imidazole ribonucleotide mutase produces MVSIVMGSKSDLPIMEETAKKLKELGIDYEIKIMSAHRNPETVRKFAQSVEKGKTEVVIAGAGGAAALPGVIAAYTKKPVIGVPIKSELNGLDSLLSIAQMPKGVPVATMAIGIAGAVNAAIFAAEILALKYPKIKTKLAEFKRSLNAQK; encoded by the coding sequence ATGGTAAGTATTGTAATGGGAAGTAAATCGGATTTGCCGATTATGGAAGAAACCGCTAAGAAACTAAAAGAACTGGGAATTGATTACGAGATAAAAATTATGTCTGCACATCGCAATCCGGAAACCGTGCGTAAATTTGCCCAGTCCGTAGAAAAAGGAAAGACCGAAGTCGTTATTGCTGGTGCTGGCGGTGCTGCGGCATTACCGGGAGTTATTGCGGCTTACACAAAAAAACCCGTTATCGGCGTACCAATAAAATCGGAATTAAATGGACTTGACTCCTTGCTCTCAATCGCCCAAATGCCAAAAGGAGTTCCCGTGGCAACAATGGCAATTGGCATTGCCGGCGCAGTCAATGCTGCCATCTTTGCTGCCGAGATACTGGCATTAAAATATCCAAAAATCAAAACCAAATTGGCAGAATTTAAGAGGAGTTTGAATGCTCAAAAATAA